In the genome of Anabas testudineus chromosome 4, fAnaTes1.2, whole genome shotgun sequence, one region contains:
- the LOC113152489 gene encoding integumentary mucin C.1-like, with amino-acid sequence MMLIYSTHLFTMMKLILSLTLIWTCFSTAGARQCQTCTDQQCSTTEPVTCSSEMMCITASIRATSDGTTVRHIYKACASSSLCPATGSLTFSAKMGVSAAVASAQCCNTDNCNSETLALSVAQPDNRLQCLSCHPITSKCKTLLECRRVENRCFQACAIKGCRLFSAYGCISANLCAAATRLIIGPFLQSFGNVTIGPACQGTSLCNRCMVKKRVSRDIVTATSTPTTTDNWTSTSTPTTTSDSITSSQTTDPTTNSASTAVTTTPATTTSTPTTTSDSITSPTMTTAVTTTITTDLTTTTTATSSATTTRSAQSMATTTDPTTNSASTTVTTTPATTTAATSTPTTSDSITSSPTMTTAVTTTITTDLTTTTTATSSATITPSAQSMATTTDPTTNSASTAVTTTPATTTAATTTSTPTTNDNNNSCLNDDNNNKSRCPDNNNNTTCPNNDNSSLNNDNNSNIGPDDNNNSCPDDDNSCLNDDNNNKSRCNDNNSNIGPDDNNNSCPDDDNSCLNDDNNNKSRCPDNNNNNSNDNNSCPNYDNNDNSCPNDNNNFSNDNNSCPVDNNVNNNICPNINNNRFPDDDDNGCSNGDNS; translated from the exons ATGATGCTAATTTACAGTACTCACCTGTTCACCATGATGAAGCTGATACTTTCTCTGACACTCATATGGACATGCTTCAGCACAG CTGGAGCACGTCAGTGTCAAACTTGCACAGATCAGCAGTGTTCAACCACAGAACCAGTCACATGTTCCTCAGAGATGATGTGCATAACAGCTTCGATTCGAG cTACTTCAGATGGAACTACAGTCCGACACATCTACAAGGCGTGTGCATCATCCTCCCTGTGTCCGGCCACAGGCTCTCTCACATTTTCAGCCAAGATGGGAGTTTCAGCTGCAGTTGCATCTGCTCAGTGCTGCAACACAGACAACTGTAACTCAGAAACTCTAGCTC TCAGTGTTGCTCAGCCAGATAACAGACTGCAGTGTCTCTCTTGTCATCCAATTACCTCTAAGTGTAAAACTCTATTAGAATGTAGGCGAGTGGAAAACCGTTGTTTTCAAGCATGTG CAATTAAAGGGTGTAGACTTTTTTCAGCCTATGGCTGCATATCTGCTAATCTGTGTGCAGCCGCCACCAGACTGATCATTGGACCATTCTTGCAAAGTTTTGGTAACGTCACCATTGGACCCGCCTGTCAGGGGACGAGTTTGTGTAATAGATGTATGGTTAAAAAAAGGGTTTCCAGAGATATTGTCACAGCAACGTCCACCCCAACAACAACTGACAACTGGACATCAACATCTACCCCAACAACAACCAGTGATTCAATAACTTCTTCTCAAACAACTGACCCAACAACAAATTCTGCCTCAACAGCAGTAACAACAACACCTGCCACAACAACATCTACCCCAACAACAACTAGTGATTCAATAACTTCTCCAACAATGACAACAGCTGTCACAACTACAATAACAACTGACCTAACAACAACGACTACTGCCACCTcttctgcaacaacaacacGTTCTGCTCAGTCGATGGCGACAACAACTGACCCAACAACAAATTCTGCCtcaacaacagtaacaacaacacctgccacaacaacagctgcaacatCTACCCCAACAACTAGTGATTCAATAACTTCTTCTCCAACAATGACAACAGCTGTCACAACTACAATAACAACTGACCTAACAACTACGACTACTGCCACCTCTTCTGCAACAATAACACCTTCTGCTCAGTCAATGGCGACAACAACTGACCCAACAACAAATTCTGCCTCAACAGCAGTAACAACAACACCTGCcacaacaacagctgcaacaacaacatctacCCCAACAACTA acgacaacaacaacagctgtctCAAcgatgacaacaacaacaagagccGCTGCcctgacaacaacaacaacaccacgTGCCCcaacaatgacaacagcagcctcaacaatgacaacaacagcaacatcgGCCccgacgacaacaacaacagctgcccCGATGACGACAACAGCTGTCTCAAcgatgacaacaacaacaagagccgctgcaatgacaacaacagcaacatcgGCCccgacgacaacaacaacagctgcccCGATGACGACAACAGCTGTCTCAAcgatgacaacaacaacaagagccGCTGCcctgacaacaacaacaacaactccaATGACAACAATAGCTGCCCTAACTACgacaacaatgacaacagctgccccaatgacaacaacaacttcTCCAATGACAACAACAGCTGCCCTGTCGACAACaatgtcaacaacaacatctgccccaacatcaacaacaacagattcCCCGACGACGATGACAACGGCTGCTCTAATGGTGACAACAGCTGA
- the LOC113152673 gene encoding urokinase plasminogen activator surface receptor-like, whose protein sequence is MLVQFSVKMGLILIWMLFSTAAGALQCQNCIDNQCSNTTCLPGMMCTTISIQVNSSTSTVSKVFKMCASTPMCPDNRAQTFSVSLVNINAVASVKCCNTDNCNSATLASVVAQSENSQQCFSCDPLTSQCTTLNCKGEEKSCFRASVYNGSTTLPRYGCTSANLCVGLHSLTRLLFLYNIDNFSSGLTCCGSSLCNTAPATALTPIHLLLGLLVFTLY, encoded by the exons ATGTTGGTGCAGTTTTCAGTAAAGATGGGGCTTATCCTGATCTGGATGCTCTTCAGCACAG CAGCTGGAGCACTTCAGTGTCAAAACTGCATTGATAATCAGTGCTCAAACACCACGTGTTTGCCAGGGATGATGTGTACCACCATTTCCATTCAAG TGAATTCATCTACATCTACAGTTTCAAAAGTCTTCAAGATGTGTGCATCAACCCCCATGTGTCCAGACAACAGGGCTCAGACGTTTTCAGTCAGCTTGGTGAATATAAATGCAGTTGCATCTGTTAAGTGCTGCAACACAGACAACTGCAATTCAGCAACTCTGGCTT ctgttgttgctcAGTCAGAAAACAGCCAACAGTGTTTCTCCTGTGACCCACTCACCTCTCAGTGCACCACACTGAACTGTaagggagaggagaaaagcTGCTTTCGTGCAAGTG tatacaATGGGTCCACCACTTTACCTCGCTATGGCTGCACATCTGCAAACCTGTGTGTGGGTCTGCACAGCCTGACTCGCCTGCTTTTCCTATATAACATTGATAACTTCAGTAGTGGACTAACATGTTGTGGGAGCAGTTTGTGCAATACTGCCCCAGCAACAGCTTTAACACCAATTCATCTGCTGCTAGGACTCCTTGTCTTTACCCTGTACTAG
- the LOC113152645 gene encoding uncharacterized protein LOC113152645 yields the protein MMMLIFSLAVTWALFSTASALQCQTCTNSSDPACLSTTLVTCPSNSECLTANIQGQQILKACAPSAVCPAPGRQSFSFSTSGTSVAINAQCCNTDNCNTDIVGSPTLQSVNNLRCYSCDVTNPNCSIQIQCKGVEDRCFRQTLVVGSVSTLTLGCASANLCGAVSNLTSMAVFTNVSTFSCCGNNLCNSAPTTTTMSASILLGLFLFLLY from the exons ATGATGATGCTGATCTTTTCTCTAGCGGTCACCTGGGCACTCTTCAGCACAG CTTCAGCACTTCAGTGTCAGACGTGCACAAATTCATCAGATCCAGCGTGTTTAAGCACAACACTGGTCACATGTCCCTCAAACTCAGAGTGTTTGACAGCCAACATTCAAG GACAGCAAATCCTTAAAGCATGTGCGCCATCTGCCGTGTGTCCAGCCCCAGGCCGTCAGTCATTTTCATTCAGCACGTCTGGTACAAGCGTTGCCATAAATGCTCAGTGCTGCAACACAGATAACTGTAACACTGACATCGTGGGCT ccCCTACTCTTCAGTCAGTTAACAATCTTCGGTGTTACTCTTGCGATGTCACCAACCCTAACTGCTCCATTCAGATCCAGTGCAAAGGAGTGGAGGACCGCTGTTTTCGACAGACTT TGGTGGTTGGATCCGTCAGCACACTAACTTTGGGCTGTGCATCTGCAAACCTGTGTGGGGCAGTTTCCAACTTAACCAGCATGGCTGTCTTTACGAATGTTTCTACCTTCAGCTGTTGCGGGAACAATCTGTGTAActctgccccaacaacaactacaatgTCTGCCAGCATTCTGCTAGGGCTCTTTCTGTTCTTGCTTTATTAG